TTATGAATTTGTGGTTAACCGTAACATCCACAGTTAAGGAAACGGTAAAGGCAAAAATCAAAGGAGCTAAAAAAGCCAAAATCAAATATCTGTCTATCCATTTTCCGATTATAAAGGCTGCTATTATTACAAGGGGTAAAATACCAAGAAGCCTGTCTAAGTAATCTATGGATCCAAATATAGTCTTATTTTCTGCAATAAAACCAAATAAAAATTTTGGCGATACAGCTTGGCCGGATATAAAACTCCTACTTTGTAAGATTGACAATATAAGGGTTATAAGTGCTGTAATCAAGAATTCTAACCTATGCTTAGAAAATATAGCTATTACAAATAAAACAAGTAAGCAGCCTATAACTGCTGAACCATGAAAAAAGGACAGGCTACCAAGAAGCAGGCCTAAGGCTATTGGATATCTAATACTTTTAAACTCCCAGCTTTCCCTTGAAAAGAAAATTTTCTTAAAAGAAAATTTATCTTCCTTAATTGTCTCAAACATCCGGTAAAGATGAGGAATAAACAAAATCAGTACAAAAAACATTACTGATATACCAAAAGCCAAATGCCTTTGATTACAATATACATTCAAATTCCATAAACCCCAATCCTCATGGGGGGTATCACCTATAAACTCTGTATTTTCCCACAAGGCCTTCCATATATTTACACCCTTGGGAAGCTTTGAAATATAAGTAAAAAATGCCTTTGAACTTCTAAAAGCAAAAAATACACAGGATAAAACTCCTGATAAGATTCTTCCTGTAATCTTTAAGGCAAGAACATATATTAATGAAAAAGCACTTACAAAACTTATTATGCTTGGAATATTAAAGGCATAGTCAATTCTAAGTCCAAGAAACTCTAAATTTCCCACCATAAATTGAAACATAAAATGGTACTTTATATCCTCCCCTGCAAAATGGGAGTAGGATGTAGGAAAATTATTGCCATATGAAAAGGATCTTATCATACCTATATGGGGGGAAAAATCACTAAATACAGTTACTCCTATATATAAGCTTTCATCCTTTACATAAAAGGTTGACCACATAAGAATAGCTCCCAGCAAGATAATGCCCCCAAGAAGCAGACCTTCTTTTATTCTAGTTTTAGAATCCTTACATACCAACAGCTTTTCATCATCTAAAGTATTATTCTTTATTCTTTTAATATAAAAGGTGATTCCCCAAAACAGCAAGGCCATAGGTAATATTATGGCATTTGCAATTGTTAAGGGTGAGGCTGTATTTCTGGCCAGGAAGCCTATAAGATAGACTAGCCAAGTTATTGAAAGGACACCGGATACAAACCAGGCCGGTAATAATAACAAATACGGACTTAAATATATATTTTTATTATCATATGTCCTACAGGTAAAATTATAAATACCTGGAAAAGCATAGGTACAAATAGCCCAACCCACACCAAAACAAAGTAGGAGATATATTATACCTAGCATTTTTTATCACCGCCTCTTATATAATCCGATATAAGATATCTTGGCCTTGACTTAACCTCTTGATAAATCTTAGTAAGATAGATACCTATAATGCCAAGGCTGGTCATTATGGCACTTCCTATAATCAGTAATAATAATATCACAGTTGTAAAACCATCGCTTGCTTTACCGGAAAATTTCATAAAGAGAGTCTGTATTCCCAAAATTAAAGCACCGATAAACATAATAATCCCCATAAGTGTTATGCAATGTAGAGGTACGGATGTATAGGAAGTAATTGCACTTATGGCCAATTTGATAAGACGAAGTAAGGACCATTTGCTGCTACCATTAACCCTTTCTTCTACATCAAATTCAATTTCCTTTCTATCAAATCCCAACCAAGCGGACATCCCCCGAAAGAATATGGCCCGCTCAGGCAGCTCTTTCCAGGCTTCCACCACTTTACGATCCAATAGTTTAAAATCAGAGGCCTGTCCCAGATTAATTTCAGAAGATTTATAAATTATATAATAAAAAAATTTGGCACATACTCTGTATAAAAATTTTTCTTTTCCTCTGGAGTGTTTTATCCCTTCTACAAGATCATAACCTTCAAGCCAAGCGCTAACCATCTCAGGAATAAGGCCGGGTGGATGCTGTAAATCAGCATCCATAACTAATACCATATCACCTTTGGCATATTCCAAACCGGCGCAAAGGGCCGATTCTTTACCAAAATTTCTGCTAAGCCGAATAATTAATATATGATCATTGTCTTTTGCAAGGTTTTTTAATTCTTCCCAGGTATTATCTTTTGAACCGTCATCAACCAGAACAAATTCATAGACTAAATTATCTTCTATCAATACATTTTCAATTGTTTTTATAGAACTTTTTATATGACTTTCCTCTTGATATATGGGAATTACTATGGATAATAATGCATTTTTAGTTCTGGTCTTCTTTGTTATTTTATCTATAGTTATCATCGGATACCCTCTTTTTCATTCCTATGGCTGACTTGTACTTATGGACTAATCCCGCATCATTATTATAGTTAGTATAGCACAAAATTACTGGAATATAAAGTAAAAATAGGCATATAATATTATAATGTGCTGCTTCTTTGATATAGTATCTTATCCTCTAGATATGGATTTTCCCTAAATATTTTATCAACTTCTTCATCACTGAGGCTCTTTGCCGCTTCTGCAGCCAGCTTTAATATGGCTGCGTCTGTATAGATATTTCCTATCTTAAAATCCAAATCTCCGCTTTGTCTTACTCCAAATAAATCACCGGGACCACGAAGTTTTAAATCTTCCTCAGCTATATAAAATCCGTCATTGGATTTATTTAATATCTCCAACCGTTCTTTA
This genomic interval from Herbinix luporum contains the following:
- a CDS encoding glycosyltransferase family 2 protein, which codes for MITIDKITKKTRTKNALLSIVIPIYQEESHIKSSIKTIENVLIEDNLVYEFVLVDDGSKDNTWEELKNLAKDNDHILIIRLSRNFGKESALCAGLEYAKGDMVLVMDADLQHPPGLIPEMVSAWLEGYDLVEGIKHSRGKEKFLYRVCAKFFYYIIYKSSEINLGQASDFKLLDRKVVEAWKELPERAIFFRGMSAWLGFDRKEIEFDVEERVNGSSKWSLLRLIKLAISAITSYTSVPLHCITLMGIIMFIGALILGIQTLFMKFSGKASDGFTTVILLLLIIGSAIMTSLGIIGIYLTKIYQEVKSRPRYLISDYIRGGDKKC